A stretch of Chitinophaga caeni DNA encodes these proteins:
- a CDS encoding acyl-CoA thioesterase produces the protein MKSTPELNFHTRRWVKPEDLNPNQTLFGGSLLKWIDEEAVIYAIIQLENPHVVTKLISEINFISAPRQGDIIELGIVATKFGVTSLTMRCEVRNKLTQQKVLTIDRMVFVNLDEHGVPQPHGKTEVTYVKDRLKKKGEE, from the coding sequence ATGAAATCAACTCCAGAATTAAATTTTCACACCCGTAGGTGGGTGAAACCGGAAGATCTGAACCCCAACCAAACTTTGTTCGGCGGTAGTTTACTGAAATGGATCGATGAAGAGGCGGTGATTTATGCAATCATACAACTTGAAAATCCACACGTGGTAACGAAGTTGATCTCCGAAATAAATTTCATCTCTGCACCGAGACAAGGGGATATTATAGAATTGGGAATCGTGGCAACGAAATTTGGAGTTACATCTCTCACCATGCGTTGCGAAGTAAGGAACAAATTAACGCAACAAAAGGTTTTAACTATTGATAGGATGGTGTTTGTAAACCTGGATGAACACGGCGTTCCCCAACCCCATGGGAAGACGGAAGTAACCTATGTAAAAGATCGTTTGAAGAAAAAAGGGGAAGAATAA
- a CDS encoding M1 family metallopeptidase, translating into MRRLLLSILGVVCLAMTAIGQEQKFTRADTLRGSISPERSWWDVTFYDLHVDVHPGDSSIQGYNTIRFKVLKPYNKMQVDLQEPLNIDSVLYNGKQLQFTRDGNAFFLDLVEMPRTGSIEDITIYYSGRPRVAVRAPWDGGIVWAKDSLNRPWIATACQGLGASVWWPNKDHQSEEPDSMQIHVTVPKDLVNVSNGRLRNVSINDANGTTTYTWFVSNPINNYDVALNIAHYKHFNDAYDGEKGKLDIDYWVLDYNLDKAKKHFSVVKPMLKCFEYWFGPYPFYEDSYKLVETPHLGMEHQSAVAYGNRYKFGYAGRDLSGSGWGLKWDFLIVHESGHEWFGNNITSKDIADMWIHEGFTNYSETLFTECEYGKDAANAYNIGSRRNIANDIPIIGQYGVNNEGSGDMYYKGASMLHTIRQIIDNDEVFRNILRGLNKTFYHQTVTTQQVESYINKMSKMNFDKVFDQYLRTTGVPVLEYKVDGHRLSYRWVADVADFNMPVKVSINGKDYKFIKPRTDWTNMKVETFKSLKVDPTFYVKSKEVK; encoded by the coding sequence ATGCGTAGGTTGTTATTATCGATATTGGGCGTTGTGTGTTTAGCTATGACGGCTATAGGACAGGAACAGAAATTTACCCGTGCCGATACCTTGAGGGGTAGTATTTCACCGGAACGCAGTTGGTGGGACGTGACTTTTTATGATCTACATGTGGATGTACATCCCGGCGATAGCAGCATCCAGGGCTATAATACCATTCGATTCAAGGTGTTGAAACCTTATAATAAAATGCAGGTTGACCTCCAGGAGCCGTTAAACATTGACAGCGTACTTTACAATGGCAAACAGCTTCAATTTACACGCGATGGCAATGCTTTCTTCCTGGACCTGGTAGAAATGCCCCGAACCGGTAGTATTGAAGATATCACGATCTACTATTCAGGTAGGCCCCGCGTGGCGGTTAGAGCCCCTTGGGATGGTGGTATCGTTTGGGCAAAGGATTCGTTGAACAGGCCATGGATCGCGACTGCCTGCCAAGGTTTGGGCGCGAGCGTTTGGTGGCCCAACAAGGATCATCAATCCGAGGAACCGGACTCCATGCAAATTCATGTAACCGTACCCAAGGATCTCGTAAATGTTTCGAATGGCAGGTTAAGAAATGTTAGCATCAATGATGCTAATGGCACCACCACTTATACTTGGTTCGTTTCCAACCCGATCAATAATTACGATGTGGCTTTGAACATCGCGCATTATAAACATTTTAATGATGCTTACGACGGGGAAAAAGGTAAACTAGATATCGATTACTGGGTATTGGATTACAACTTGGACAAAGCTAAAAAACACTTCAGCGTAGTAAAACCGATGCTGAAATGTTTTGAATACTGGTTCGGCCCTTACCCCTTTTATGAAGATAGTTATAAATTAGTTGAAACACCGCACCTGGGCATGGAACATCAAAGCGCTGTAGCTTACGGGAATAGGTATAAGTTCGGCTATGCCGGCAGGGATTTATCAGGTAGCGGTTGGGGTTTGAAATGGGACTTCTTAATTGTACATGAAAGCGGCCACGAATGGTTTGGCAATAATATAACATCCAAAGATATTGCTGATATGTGGATCCATGAAGGTTTTACAAACTATTCGGAAACATTGTTTACCGAATGCGAATATGGCAAAGATGCTGCAAATGCTTATAACATCGGTAGCAGGAGAAATATTGCGAATGATATTCCCATCATCGGGCAATACGGTGTAAACAACGAAGGTTCAGGCGACATGTATTATAAAGGCGCCAGCATGCTTCATACGATCAGGCAAATCATTGATAACGATGAAGTATTTAGAAATATATTGAGAGGCTTGAATAAAACATTCTACCATCAAACGGTTACCACGCAACAGGTTGAATCTTATATCAATAAAATGTCGAAGATGAATTTTGACAAGGTATTCGATCAATACCTCAGAACTACAGGGGTACCGGTATTGGAATATAAAGTTGATGGTCACAGGTTAAGTTATCGTTGGGTAGCCGATGTTGCGGACTTCAATATGCCGGTAAAAGTGAGCATCAACGGTAAAGATTATAAATTTATTAAGCCGCGAACCGATTGGACGAACATGAAAGTCGAAACATTCAAATCGTTAAAAGTTGATCCAACCTTTTACGTTAAATCAAAAGAAGTGAAATAA
- the purB gene encoding adenylosuccinate lyase, which translates to MQLQALTAISPIDGRYRSQVEELAPYFSEFALIRYRVMVEVEYFIALAEQKVFSLSKTKFPALRKIYQEFTVEQAQVIKDTEKITNHDVKAVEYFLKNELKGLGMEDLLEWVHFGLTSQDINNTATPLMWRDAVEQAYMPAVANLILALKKMAKSWMKVPMLARTHGQPASPTILGKEIMVFVERLEGQVNLLGQIPFAAKFGGATGNFNAHHVAFPKVNWEKFANKFVNSTLGLTRMQYTTQIEHYDNIAAQFDSLKRINTILIDFARDVWQYISMDYFKQKIKKNEVGSSAMPHKVNPIDFENAEGNLGIANALFEHLAVKLPISRLQRDLTDSTVLRNIGVPLSHTFIALRSLDKGMGKLILNESKLKADLEDNWAVVAEAIQTVLRRENYPQPYEALKALTRGGEQINQKTIHAFINSLKISAALKKELKAISPHNYTGVWQ; encoded by the coding sequence ATGCAATTACAAGCCTTAACTGCTATTTCCCCTATCGATGGGCGTTACAGGAGCCAAGTGGAAGAACTGGCCCCTTATTTTTCCGAGTTTGCCTTGATACGCTACCGCGTGATGGTGGAAGTGGAATATTTCATTGCCTTGGCAGAACAGAAAGTGTTTAGCCTATCCAAGACGAAATTCCCGGCCCTGCGCAAAATCTACCAAGAATTTACGGTGGAGCAAGCACAGGTGATTAAGGACACCGAAAAAATCACTAACCATGATGTGAAAGCAGTGGAATACTTCCTCAAGAATGAGCTGAAAGGCCTTGGGATGGAAGATTTGTTGGAATGGGTGCATTTCGGCTTAACATCGCAAGATATTAACAATACTGCAACACCACTGATGTGGCGCGATGCCGTGGAACAAGCCTACATGCCCGCGGTGGCCAACCTCATCCTCGCCTTGAAAAAAATGGCAAAAAGTTGGATGAAAGTGCCTATGCTGGCTCGTACACATGGCCAACCGGCATCCCCGACGATCCTCGGTAAAGAAATCATGGTATTCGTGGAAAGGCTGGAAGGACAAGTAAACTTGCTAGGCCAAATTCCATTCGCCGCTAAATTTGGAGGGGCAACCGGAAATTTCAATGCGCACCACGTTGCGTTCCCGAAAGTCAACTGGGAAAAGTTTGCCAACAAGTTCGTGAACAGCACGCTCGGCTTAACCCGTATGCAGTACACCACGCAAATTGAGCATTACGATAACATCGCCGCACAATTTGACAGCTTGAAACGCATCAATACCATTTTAATCGACTTTGCTAGGGATGTATGGCAATATATTTCCATGGATTATTTCAAACAGAAGATCAAGAAAAACGAAGTTGGTTCCTCAGCGATGCCGCACAAGGTAAACCCGATCGATTTCGAAAATGCGGAAGGTAATCTTGGTATCGCCAATGCCCTTTTTGAGCACCTGGCCGTAAAATTGCCTATCAGCCGCCTGCAACGCGATTTAACTGATTCAACTGTACTGAGAAATATCGGTGTTCCATTATCCCACACTTTCATCGCCCTCCGCTCCCTAGATAAAGGGATGGGTAAACTAATCCTCAACGAATCAAAACTTAAAGCGGATTTGGAAGATAATTGGGCAGTAGTTGCGGAAGCAATTCAAACCGTGTTGCGACGCGAAAACTACCCGCAACCTTACGAGGCATTGAAAGCATTAACTCGCGGGGGGGAACAAATCAATCAAAAAACGATCCACGCTTTCATAAACAGCTTAAAAATCAGCGCAGCTTTAAAGAAAGAATTGAAAGCTATAAGCCCGCATAATTATACGGGCGTTTGGCAATAA
- a CDS encoding YheT family hydrolase, with product MPIIPVTTYKAPVLFGNKHVQTMYPTLFRNVPQVAYQRQRIATPDDDFIDLDISASGQDKMVLILHGLEGDASRKYMLGLVHLLNRNGFDTVSMNFRGCSGEPNRQLRFYHSGDTGDLRHVLTGLRQKYPGKQLYLAGFSLGGNVLLKFLGEEANALQGIVQAAVAISVPCDLADSSKALEQRQNFIYMKRFIGNLKGKLEEKALRFPGAIDLDGFERIKTFRQFDDRFTAPIHGFKDAIQYWTLSSSKPLLRDIKIPTLLVNAQNDPFLGKSCYPFEAAAQNPNFFLETPSNGGHVGFVTFGNPYYWSEHRTLAFFQNLA from the coding sequence ATGCCAATTATTCCTGTAACAACATATAAAGCGCCGGTCTTATTTGGAAATAAGCATGTCCAAACGATGTACCCTACGCTCTTTAGAAATGTTCCGCAGGTAGCCTATCAAAGACAGCGTATTGCCACGCCGGATGATGATTTCATAGATCTTGATATTTCTGCTAGCGGGCAAGATAAAATGGTGCTTATCTTGCACGGTTTGGAAGGTGATGCTTCCCGGAAATATATGTTGGGCTTAGTACATTTATTAAACCGTAATGGTTTTGATACCGTATCAATGAATTTCCGTGGCTGTAGCGGCGAGCCCAATCGCCAACTAAGGTTCTATCATAGCGGCGATACCGGTGACTTGCGGCATGTATTAACTGGTTTAAGGCAAAAATACCCGGGAAAGCAGCTCTACTTGGCCGGTTTTTCATTGGGAGGAAATGTATTGCTTAAGTTTTTAGGGGAAGAGGCGAACGCTTTGCAGGGCATCGTGCAGGCAGCGGTAGCGATCTCCGTGCCTTGCGACCTGGCAGATAGCTCCAAGGCATTGGAGCAAAGGCAAAACTTCATTTACATGAAACGCTTTATCGGCAACCTGAAAGGGAAATTGGAAGAGAAAGCCTTGCGTTTCCCTGGGGCCATTGACCTCGACGGCTTTGAGCGCATAAAGACTTTCAGGCAATTCGATGATCGATTTACGGCGCCTATACACGGTTTTAAGGACGCTATTCAATATTGGACTTTATCTAGTTCTAAACCGTTACTACGCGATATAAAAATACCTACGCTGCTGGTGAATGCGCAAAATGATCCATTCCTGGGCAAGTCTTGCTATCCTTTCGAAGCCGCGGCTCAAAACCCTAATTTTTTCCTCGAAACACCTTCTAATGGCGGCCATGTCGGATTCGTTACATTCGGTAACCCGTATTATTGGTCGGAACATAGAACCCTTGCCTTTTTTCAGAATTTGGCTTAA
- a CDS encoding menaquinone biosynthetic enzyme MqnA/MqnD family protein, protein MERKVKVAAVSYSNTRPLLYGFRNHPVMEMMELTVDYPAKIAQQLIDGDVDVALVPVAIVPKLKEAHIIADYCIGADGPVASVCLFSDVPLHEIKRIFLDYQSRSSVALLKLLVKEYWKLDVEFVETTGHYQQFIKGTDAGLVIGDRALEQRLKSPYIFDLADAWMKYTSLPFVFAAWISNRALPKEFINAFNDANSIGLKNLPAVIAENPSPIYDMNIYYTQNISYPLTPAKRQGMQRFISYLMNGN, encoded by the coding sequence TTGGAACGGAAAGTAAAAGTTGCGGCAGTAAGTTATTCAAATACTAGACCATTATTGTACGGTTTTAGGAATCACCCGGTCATGGAAATGATGGAATTAACGGTAGATTACCCGGCTAAAATCGCCCAACAATTAATAGATGGGGATGTGGATGTTGCCCTGGTACCGGTGGCAATTGTACCGAAACTCAAAGAAGCTCATATCATAGCAGATTATTGCATCGGGGCGGATGGGCCCGTGGCCTCAGTGTGTTTGTTTAGCGATGTGCCCTTACATGAAATCAAGCGGATATTTTTAGATTACCAGAGCCGTAGCTCGGTAGCTTTATTGAAACTGCTCGTTAAGGAATATTGGAAGCTGGATGTCGAATTCGTGGAAACAACGGGGCATTATCAACAATTTATTAAAGGTACCGATGCCGGCTTAGTTATCGGGGATCGCGCCCTGGAACAACGTCTTAAATCGCCCTACATATTTGACCTGGCCGATGCCTGGATGAAATATACCAGTTTGCCCTTTGTTTTCGCGGCATGGATTAGTAATAGGGCCTTGCCGAAAGAATTTATAAACGCCTTTAATGATGCGAATAGCATCGGTTTAAAGAACCTTCCGGCCGTCATCGCGGAAAATCCTTCACCGATTTATGACATGAATATTTATTATACCCAGAACATCAGTTACCCCTTGACTCCTGCCAAGCGGCAGGGAATGCAACGGTTTATCTCATATTTGATGAATGGTAATTAG
- a CDS encoding DUF6600 domain-containing protein translates to MRKLLLPFIVVFTGLLTVTSYSIAAGQQYQSDYDDDYSEGYYDDQNEQYNDNYDQTSYQTFYDELSPYGRWINDPQYGYIWAPNAGRDFRPYYSNGYWSYTNYGWTWVSNYSWGWAPFHYGRWRQDPYYGWVWIPGRVWGPAWVSWRHSDGYYGWAPLSPGININISFNIPAAHWVFLPGRYICDRSWYRYHIPFGRNNYYYGRTTIINNTYVVNRNVYVRGPQIREVNRYVRRPIRTTVVRGTSRPGVASNNGRRLAIYRPNIANNAREANRPAPRQYYNRGNNRAVVSNNSRPVRNSVADSRSPNNGRISSPSPNNSRATRTNIPGRSRVQANNDRSAINRRPDDPMMRSGRPVNRSTSPDVNRNNSRNTQPAERSVRRETPQRRSAPQPAARSQQRAEVQRAAPQRQSRPQVQRTAPQRQSSPQVQRTAPQRQSSPRVQRSAPQRQSSPARSSNGSSSRSSRGESHRRG, encoded by the coding sequence ATGAGAAAGCTTTTGTTACCATTTATAGTAGTTTTTACCGGTCTGTTGACCGTGACTAGCTACAGCATTGCTGCCGGTCAGCAATACCAAAGCGATTACGATGATGATTATAGTGAGGGCTATTATGATGATCAAAACGAGCAATACAACGATAACTATGACCAAACGTCGTATCAAACTTTTTATGATGAATTAAGTCCTTACGGTAGATGGATCAACGACCCGCAATACGGTTATATCTGGGCCCCGAATGCCGGTAGGGATTTCAGACCTTATTATTCCAATGGCTACTGGTCTTATACCAATTACGGTTGGACCTGGGTGTCGAATTACAGTTGGGGCTGGGCGCCTTTCCACTACGGTAGATGGAGACAAGATCCATATTACGGATGGGTTTGGATTCCCGGACGCGTATGGGGGCCGGCATGGGTTAGTTGGAGACATTCCGATGGATATTATGGCTGGGCGCCATTAAGCCCCGGTATCAATATCAATATCAGCTTCAACATTCCTGCTGCGCATTGGGTGTTCTTGCCCGGTCGTTATATTTGCGACAGGTCTTGGTACCGCTACCATATTCCTTTCGGCCGGAATAATTATTACTATGGTCGAACTACAATTATTAATAATACTTATGTTGTCAATAGGAATGTATATGTAAGGGGACCACAAATCAGGGAAGTAAACCGTTATGTTAGGAGACCTATTAGAACAACCGTTGTAAGGGGAACCTCCCGTCCTGGTGTGGCAAGTAATAACGGTAGGAGGTTAGCTATTTACAGGCCTAACATTGCTAATAACGCCCGTGAAGCCAATCGCCCGGCCCCGCGTCAATATTATAACAGGGGTAATAACCGCGCCGTTGTTTCCAATAATAGTAGGCCGGTTAGAAACTCCGTAGCAGATAGCCGTTCCCCGAATAACGGGAGGATCAGTTCACCAAGTCCTAATAATAGTAGGGCAACGAGAACGAATATCCCGGGTAGAAGCAGGGTGCAAGCAAATAATGACAGGTCCGCTATTAACCGCCGCCCGGATGATCCGATGATGCGTTCCGGCAGGCCTGTTAACAGGTCAACATCCCCGGATGTGAACCGTAATAATTCCCGGAATACGCAACCTGCCGAACGTTCGGTAAGAAGGGAGACACCGCAAAGGAGATCTGCTCCCCAACCGGCTGCCCGTTCACAACAAAGAGCGGAAGTGCAACGCGCTGCACCGCAAAGGCAATCACGCCCGCAGGTACAACGTACGGCGCCCCAAAGGCAATCTAGTCCGCAGGTACAACGCACAGCGCCACAAAGGCAATCTAGCCCGAGGGTACAACGTTCTGCACCGCAAAGGCAATCTAGCCCTGCTAGATCTTCGAATGGATCATCTTCAAGAAGTTCTAGGGGAGAAAGTCATAGGAGAGGATAA
- a CDS encoding NADPH-dependent F420 reductase, translated as MKIGVLGTGNVGLAIAGACLKIGYQVKIGTNHPSKPALQAWLSKQNAEVQLGKFSEAAIFGDIIFLCTNWLGTQAVIESAGVWNFNHKIVVDITNPLDGKGPDENGKLHLALHNSLSAGEQVQAWLPGAHVVKALNSIGSDSMLEPKFNDGPPTMFICGNDKLAKQAVADILKHWGWADVIDLGNIEFSRELEALCVIWCAYGFRTGTWHHAFKLIRD; from the coding sequence ATGAAAATTGGGGTTTTGGGTACCGGGAACGTGGGTTTGGCAATTGCCGGTGCTTGTTTGAAAATTGGTTACCAGGTGAAAATAGGGACGAATCACCCGTCGAAGCCGGCTTTGCAGGCTTGGTTGTCGAAACAAAATGCTGAGGTTCAGTTGGGGAAATTTAGCGAAGCCGCCATCTTTGGTGATATCATCTTTTTATGTACAAATTGGTTGGGAACTCAAGCTGTGATTGAATCTGCGGGAGTATGGAACTTTAATCACAAGATCGTTGTCGATATTACGAACCCGCTGGATGGAAAGGGGCCGGATGAAAACGGTAAACTACATCTAGCATTACATAATAGCCTTTCGGCAGGCGAGCAAGTGCAGGCCTGGCTGCCCGGCGCACACGTAGTTAAAGCGCTGAATTCCATCGGCAGTGATAGCATGTTGGAACCGAAATTTAACGACGGTCCTCCCACGATGTTTATTTGTGGCAATGATAAATTAGCTAAACAGGCAGTGGCAGATATTTTGAAACATTGGGGCTGGGCGGATGTCATTGATTTGGGTAATATAGAGTTTTCTAGGGAGCTGGAAGCGCTCTGTGTAATCTGGTGCGCTTACGGTTTTAGAACAGGGACTTGGCACCATGCTTTTAAATTGATTCGGGATTAA
- a CDS encoding DEAD/DEAH box helicase, giving the protein MEQGSLSVQDILNYLDIEALNEMQEASIEANRQNDNVMLLSATGSGKTLAFLIPLLERLDPSKKGTQAMVIVPSRELAMQIEQVFRSMRTGYKVTVCYGGHLRETEENNLQEAPVLIIGTPGRLKDHIKRGNITLDTINSLVLDEFDKTLEHGFSEEVSFIVDALKNVDHRVLTSATRLVDVPSFVQFNEPQVLDFLPADGAIIQRLALQTVRSPEVDKLETLFELLCYLGNRPSIIFCNHKESVERVSEYLSGKGIANEYYHGSMEQRDRDSALFKFRNGTVNFLVTTDLAARGLDIPYIRYIIHYHLPVNEAVFTHRNGRTARMEASGTAILILGPSEQVPAYILEETSEISIPTTGLTIPEKPKWVTFYISAGKKNKVNKIDLVGFFTNKAQLRAEDIGLIEVKDFMSFVAIRKSKASLVLPMVKGEKIKKQKVKIEIAK; this is encoded by the coding sequence ATGGAACAAGGATCTTTATCGGTTCAAGATATACTGAATTACCTCGATATCGAAGCGCTCAACGAAATGCAGGAAGCTTCTATCGAAGCCAACCGCCAAAATGATAACGTGATGTTGTTATCTGCGACAGGTTCAGGAAAGACATTGGCTTTCTTAATCCCCTTGCTGGAACGTTTGGACCCTTCTAAGAAGGGCACGCAAGCCATGGTGATAGTGCCTTCCAGGGAATTGGCAATGCAGATTGAGCAGGTATTCCGCTCAATGCGCACCGGGTATAAAGTAACGGTGTGCTATGGTGGGCATTTACGTGAGACGGAAGAAAACAACTTGCAAGAAGCCCCCGTGCTCATCATCGGGACGCCAGGGCGTTTGAAAGATCATATCAAGAGGGGAAACATCACGCTCGATACCATCAACAGTTTAGTACTAGATGAATTTGATAAAACCTTGGAACATGGATTCTCAGAAGAAGTGTCTTTTATCGTGGATGCTTTAAAAAATGTTGATCACCGTGTCCTTACATCGGCCACACGCTTGGTAGATGTGCCGTCATTCGTTCAATTCAATGAACCGCAGGTATTAGATTTCCTGCCCGCAGATGGTGCTATCATCCAAAGGTTAGCGTTACAAACCGTTCGAAGTCCGGAAGTTGATAAGTTGGAGACCTTGTTCGAACTGCTTTGCTACCTTGGAAACAGGCCCAGTATTATCTTCTGTAATCATAAAGAATCCGTGGAAAGGGTGAGTGAATACTTGTCCGGGAAAGGAATAGCGAACGAATATTACCACGGGTCAATGGAACAAAGGGACCGGGATAGCGCCCTGTTCAAATTCAGGAACGGCACTGTAAACTTCTTGGTAACAACCGATTTAGCTGCCAGGGGATTAGACATTCCGTATATCCGTTACATCATACATTACCATTTACCTGTAAATGAAGCGGTATTCACGCACAGGAATGGTCGTACGGCAAGAATGGAGGCAAGTGGTACCGCTATATTGATCCTCGGCCCCTCAGAACAGGTTCCGGCTTACATCTTGGAAGAAACGTCTGAAATATCTATCCCGACAACAGGATTGACCATCCCTGAAAAACCGAAATGGGTTACATTTTATATTTCAGCCGGGAAGAAGAATAAAGTGAACAAGATCGACCTCGTAGGCTTCTTCACAAATAAAGCGCAGCTCCGGGCAGAAGATATAGGCTTGATCGAAGTGAAGGATTTCATGTCTTTCGTTGCCATCCGCAAATCAAAAGCCAGCCTTGTATTACCCATGGTTAAGGGGGAAAAGATCAAGAAACAGAAAGTTAAAATAGAAATAGCTAAATAA
- a CDS encoding TlpA family protein disulfide reductase, which translates to MEKLQLWLKKNIVSIILMGMLLLLLVSPDAKAWFLRQVIATGIMNPSIEKNVPSSPGSIDFSVTDASGKYINIKDLKGKVVFINFWASWCPPCRAEFPSLQQFYEKYQHNKNIVFITVNLDKNVEIAKAYMEKKQYTVPFLKPAGNIPETIFQGSLPTTVILGKQGNIRLHHEGMANYSSGNFYKQIDQLINQ; encoded by the coding sequence ATGGAAAAGTTGCAGTTGTGGTTGAAGAAAAATATCGTTAGCATCATTTTGATGGGTATGCTGCTGTTGTTATTGGTCAGTCCTGATGCCAAGGCCTGGTTTTTACGGCAGGTAATCGCGACGGGAATTATGAATCCCTCGATTGAGAAAAATGTTCCAAGCAGCCCGGGATCCATTGACTTTAGCGTAACGGATGCATCCGGGAAATATATAAATATCAAGGATTTGAAGGGGAAGGTGGTGTTTATCAATTTTTGGGCTTCCTGGTGCCCACCTTGCCGCGCCGAATTTCCTTCCTTGCAGCAGTTTTACGAGAAATACCAGCATAATAAGAACATTGTTTTTATAACGGTCAACCTCGATAAAAATGTAGAGATAGCAAAGGCTTACATGGAAAAGAAACAATACACGGTACCTTTTTTGAAACCAGCCGGTAACATCCCGGAAACAATTTTCCAAGGCTCGCTACCTACAACGGTCATACTAGGTAAGCAAGGTAATATACGGTTGCATCATGAAGGTATGGCCAATTATAGCTCCGGTAACTTTTACAAGCAAATCGATCAACTCATCAATCAATAA
- a CDS encoding DEAD/DEAH box helicase, translating into MKFEQYNISGEIKRSLADLGFKRPTDIQYKAIPSILKGEDVMAIAQTGTGKTAAFAIPVLHILQTIHPKKVKGEVRSLVMVPTRELAIQIAGVFSELAKYTSLHVLALTGGVGQDDQIKALNKGVDVLIATPGRMFDLLNQGHINFKYVEILILDEADHMLDLGFMKDIQDILRHIPRKHQTLFFSATLDKEIKDLAYSVVNNPIRIQISPDDPVSKNVTHSVAYIEMDDKRFFLERVVKDNEGKKVLVFVRTKVRAERVAAAMERVGIPSLTMHGGKEQVDRLDVMEQFKSGNIHLLITTDVNARGIDIPNVEIVVNYDLPDEPENYVHRVGRTGRGVQKGRAVSFCSKEEQDMLKKIEKYIGKEIHELTITKGEYNETVALSDDTPNDNWQLLIDQHEKKQKQAKRKK; encoded by the coding sequence ATGAAATTTGAACAGTATAACATTTCAGGGGAAATCAAGCGTAGCTTGGCTGATTTGGGCTTTAAACGGCCTACAGATATCCAGTATAAGGCCATCCCATCTATACTAAAAGGGGAAGATGTTATGGCGATTGCCCAAACGGGTACCGGTAAAACAGCCGCCTTCGCGATCCCCGTATTACATATTTTACAAACGATTCACCCAAAGAAAGTAAAAGGAGAGGTACGCAGCCTTGTCATGGTACCTACACGGGAGTTGGCCATACAAATTGCCGGGGTTTTTAGTGAACTGGCTAAATATACTTCCCTGCATGTATTAGCGCTAACTGGCGGCGTAGGTCAAGATGATCAAATTAAGGCTTTAAATAAAGGTGTAGATGTTTTGATCGCGACCCCGGGCAGGATGTTCGATCTCTTGAACCAGGGGCATATCAATTTTAAGTATGTTGAGATATTAATTTTGGATGAAGCGGATCATATGTTGGACCTGGGCTTCATGAAAGATATCCAGGATATCCTCCGCCATATACCGAGAAAACATCAGACTTTGTTTTTCTCCGCGACGCTGGATAAAGAAATCAAAGATCTCGCTTATTCCGTGGTGAATAACCCGATCAGGATACAGATTTCTCCCGATGACCCCGTTTCGAAGAATGTCACGCACAGCGTAGCTTATATCGAGATGGACGATAAACGCTTTTTCCTGGAACGCGTTGTAAAAGATAATGAAGGGAAGAAAGTTCTGGTATTTGTAAGAACGAAGGTCAGGGCAGAACGGGTAGCCGCGGCAATGGAAAGGGTGGGCATACCCAGCCTAACCATGCATGGTGGGAAAGAACAGGTAGACCGGCTGGATGTAATGGAACAATTCAAAAGTGGGAACATCCATTTGCTGATCACCACCGATGTTAATGCCCGGGGTATCGATATTCCTAATGTTGAGATCGTGGTGAATTACGATTTACCCGATGAGCCGGAAAATTATGTACACCGCGTAGGTAGAACCGGGCGCGGCGTACAGAAAGGTAGGGCCGTTTCCTTTTGCAGTAAGGAGGAGCAGGACATGCTAAAGAAAATTGAAAAATACATCGGCAAAGAAATTCATGAACTGACCATCACGAAAGGGGAATACAATGAAACGGTGGCCCTTTCCGATGATACTCCTAACGATAACTGGCAATTATTAATTGACCAGCATGAGAAAAAACAAAAACAAGCGAAGCGGAAAAAGTAA